Proteins from one Thermobifida alba genomic window:
- a CDS encoding phosphopantetheine-binding protein: MTADDTPRHDPLTEERVRADVARLLAEPADTIDADENLLDRGLDSIRLMSLVETWRRDGVHVDFADLAEEPTITAWLARLADQS; this comes from the coding sequence ATGACCGCTGACGACACTCCCCGTCACGACCCCCTCACCGAGGAGCGGGTGCGCGCCGACGTCGCCCGTCTCCTCGCCGAACCCGCCGACACCATCGACGCCGACGAGAACCTCCTGGACCGGGGCCTGGACTCCATCCGGCTGATGAGCCTGGTCGAGACCTGGCGCCGCGACGGCGTCCACGTCGACTTCGCCGACCTCGCCGAGGAGCCGACCATCACGGCGTGGCTGGCCCGCCTCGCCGACCAGTCCTGA
- a CDS encoding non-ribosomal peptide synthetase: MPDTPTTRLPLTGAQAGVWYAQRIEPDSPVFNVGQYTDIPTAVDTDRFTRAVAAVVRDSDALRSRPVDVDGDAVQEVAADGTVPVDVRDLTAAADPEHAAVEWMRRDMAVPADPGAGDPLVRYALLRVGERRWFWYQRYHHILVDAYAVTLLARRVAEVYTALGRGQQPPPSRFGTLADVVADETAYAASPRCAADRAHWAELLGDGSEPALLSQEPPAPHAGALRDRAALGADVFAGLAALGERTGATWAEAVIAGYAAYVHRMTGADDVVLGSPVMGRLGTAALRTPAMVVNVLPLRLRVRPGDTVEQVVSATAAVLRDLRAHQRYRAEWLRRDLAALGSDRMLFGPEINVKVFDYALSFDGTAATTVTLSEGPVDDLALSVYRAPDGGLLLEANANEHRYDTAAVRARLAEIVRLLRSAAAAAPHTPVAALDLAGTDTGVHATPPAEHNPPPVTRLLARLADDDPDATAVVADGRRVSRAELLDRVDRMARLLRERGVGPERTVALALPRSLDLLVALFAVLRAGGAYVHLDAAHPAERLAHVVADTRPTAVLTRPDFGAALPDPGNARVVDLADPAVRARLAELADADAPPLPEPWPDSAAYVIHTSGTTGRPKGVVVEHRALANLAAAQRRLLFGGAEGRLRLAHTGSFGFDASWEPLLGLLHGHELHLLGEEHVHDHARLGAYVAEHGIDHLDSTPTYLRGLLDSGQLRHVPQLLSFGGEACPDELWHTLRSLPGTRALNYYGPTENTVDALAADVADSDTPTVGRPLPGVAIRVLDGALRPVPVGVPGELYLAGAQLARGYADRPGLTAQRFVADPHGAPGDRMYRTGDRVRLRPDGQVDYLGRTDTQVQVRGFRVEVEEVEAAAETHPDVARCAVAAHTAASGAVRLTAYAVPRDGRTPNPEQVRAHLAERLPGYMVPAAVVLLDHLPVTTGGKLDRRALPDPGEHTDAGRGAAATPRQRTLLALFREVLGHGTAGVHDDFFRLGGDSITAIQLVNRARSAGLALRVRDVFDRPTVARLAAVAVPSTGAGDTADDPVGDLTPTPLMADLLDRGAPSPRFTQTQVLSVPAGLTEDVLADALAALVRHHDALRLRATGTALEILGADAVPDDLLHRVDAAGLDDTAVSEAVHAQTAAAADRIDLSRGRTLAAVWFDRGPHRPGRLLLRVHHLAVDGVSWRILGPDLRAAVEARTQDRPVALEPAGTSLRRWTRLLAEEARRPERAAELDHWRSTVDPAAHRPLGRRPLGDADTVAVRRRTEQTLPADLSAAVLTGIGPALGAGVEEVLLTALAVAATRLRTRRGEPDGGVLVEVEGHGRRELAVPADVSRTVGWFTTAHPVRLAPGRTADAGRALALVKETLRSVPGDGLGYGLLRRLNPDTAPALADAARPDVLFNYLGRFGTPAETPWEVVPDTADLALDEDPAQRLTHGLEVGVLARETLRGPELSVTWRWADGVHDTDEVAGLAEEFTAALRALAEHAADPGVCTLTPSDVPLVDLDQARIDRVARAWAERADVARPRVVDLWPPTPLQAGLVFHSLYDGGRDAYTTQSCTEVSGPLDADRLRGAAAELLRRHPSLRVGFWSDGADPVQFVPEEVALRWRTVDLTGLDPAAQEARCAAERAAQRAERFDLAHPPLIRFVLLRLAPDRHRLVVTDHHTLLDGWSTPLFLRELFTLYADPAAPRPTATFRDHLAWLAARDTDAADRAWRDELAGLPGPLLLAPDADPHGADTPQEELLAELDEADSTRLAETARSLGVTVNTVVQAAWGLLLAGLTGRDDVVFGATVSGRPAELDGVEHILGLFSNTVAVRVRAHPARTVADLLTDLQRRQAALAEHHHVGLTRLQEIAGAAPLFDTLLVFENFPHRDSLAAEDYAGARLRDVEVEDATHYPVSVNVFPGQRLRLRLCHRPDAVSAAQAAELLERFRTVLVRIGADPGGRVSGVEVLSGRERRRLLREWNATGREVTASEPAEAVAVWAGRTPDAVAVRCGGVEWSYARLGAEVDRLARLLVTRRVRPGQVVAVALPRVPELVAALVAVQRVGGVYLPLDPEFPAERLTHMLTDSRAVLLVATAETAARHGADVPVLLLEDTAEAPDAVLPAGLPADRAAYVLYTSGSTGRPKGVVVSQRNLANVLTDMAERVPLAPGDRWLAVTTVSFDISALELYLPLLAGATVVLADADTVRDPGNLAELVRSSGATVMQATPTLWQLLTEHAPDAITGLRVLVGGEAVPAPLADLLARRTTAAHNVYGPTETTIWSTAALLRPDEPVTIGGPMANTRVYVLDGGLRPVPPGVAGELYIAGEGVALGYHGRFGLSAERFVADPFGPPGSRMYRTGDLARWREDGRLDFLGRSDFQVKIRGFRVELGEIETALLHQPGVAQAVVAAREDTPGDQRLVGYVVPGPDGDPDPAVLRAALAETLPASMVPAAVVVLDALPLTANGKVDRAALPAPDPAAGAPDTGREPATAHEEITCQVFAEVLGLGKVAADADFFALGGHSLLATRAVARLRALLGADVGVRDLFEAPTPAAFARRLTTAADHRPVVTRRAAGEPPVLSHAQRRLWLIEQVHQTRGAYNVPLAVHVADPLDLDVLRAAVRDLVERHEVLRTLVRPGADGPEPVLLPAAEAPVDVAAVHATGPVADLLADLTAEPFDLAAQIPIRVRLVTGASVDGCVLHLVCHHTAADEWSFGPLLRDLDTAYRARAAGHAPDWAPLPAQYADYAATLHAWLGDAEDPDSPLCRQLDHWQQALRDLPDELALPTDRSRPPTASHRGGLVQVDLDPDLAEAVRRLAAEHGVTVFMVVQAAVAVLLHRLGAGDDIPLGSPVADRADEAVHDAVGFFLNTLVLRVDLSGDPDFAALLDRVRAVDLAAFAHADAPFDAMVDRLRPARSVSRHPLFQTMVSHQRRPAGTDRLFGSATRLVETPLDTAKFDLEFAFVEDAHGGTRIALNYAADLFDHAGAERLAERLLLVLEHVCADPGGRVSGVEVLSGRERRRLLREWNATGREVTASEPAEAVAVWAGRTPDAVAVRCGGVEWSYARLGAEVDRLARLLVTRRVRPGQVVAVALPRVPELVAALVAVQRVGGVYLPLDPEFPAERLTHMLTDSDAVVLLTTRTLAKTLPAETERLLVDDPDLRPDPAAALPERLPAGRAAYVLYTSGSTGRPKGVVVSQRNLANVLTDMAERVPLTGSDRWLAVTTVSFDISALELYLPLLAGATVVLADADTVRDPAALAGLMAAEDPTVMQATPTLWQMLADTDPRALRGLRVLVGGEALPAALADTLAAHAETVTNVYGPTETTIWSTADRVDAGEPVTIGGPMANTRVYVLDGGLRPVPPGVAGELYIAGEGVALGYHGRFGLSAERFVADPFGPPGSRMYRTGDLARWREDGRLDFLGRSDFQVKIRGFRVELGEIETALSRVDGVAQAVVVARDDGSGHQRLVGYAVATRPLDSADLRAALAETLPAHLVPSAFVLLDALPLTANGKVDRAALPAPDPAAGAPDTGREPATEAEAALCAVYAEVLGLEKVGADADFFALGGDSVLSLRLVNGARRAGWEITGQQVFQNPVVAALAALARPLAEEEPQPAPAEPLVSLDATQLDQLESLWRRRR, translated from the coding sequence ATGCCGGACACCCCCACCACCCGGCTGCCCCTCACCGGGGCGCAGGCCGGAGTCTGGTACGCCCAGCGGATCGAACCGGACAGCCCGGTCTTCAACGTCGGCCAGTACACCGACATCCCCACCGCGGTCGACACCGACCGGTTCACCCGGGCCGTGGCGGCCGTGGTCCGCGACAGCGACGCGCTGCGGTCCCGGCCGGTGGACGTCGACGGCGACGCCGTGCAGGAGGTCGCCGCCGACGGCACGGTCCCGGTGGACGTGCGCGACCTCACCGCAGCGGCCGACCCCGAGCACGCCGCCGTCGAGTGGATGCGCCGCGACATGGCGGTCCCGGCCGACCCGGGCGCGGGCGACCCGCTGGTCCGCTACGCCCTGCTGCGCGTGGGGGAGCGCCGCTGGTTCTGGTACCAGCGCTACCACCACATCCTCGTCGACGCCTACGCGGTCACCCTCCTGGCGCGGCGCGTCGCCGAGGTCTACACCGCCCTGGGCCGGGGCCAGCAGCCGCCGCCGTCCCGCTTCGGAACGCTCGCCGACGTCGTCGCGGACGAGACCGCCTACGCCGCCTCGCCGCGCTGCGCGGCCGACCGCGCCCACTGGGCGGAGCTGCTGGGCGACGGCTCCGAGCCGGCGCTGCTGTCGCAGGAGCCGCCGGCCCCCCACGCCGGGGCGCTGCGCGACCGCGCCGCCCTCGGCGCCGACGTGTTCGCCGGACTGGCGGCGCTGGGCGAACGCACCGGCGCCACCTGGGCGGAGGCGGTGATCGCCGGCTACGCCGCCTACGTGCACCGGATGACCGGCGCCGACGACGTGGTGCTGGGCTCGCCCGTGATGGGACGGCTGGGCACCGCGGCGCTGCGCACCCCGGCGATGGTGGTCAACGTGCTGCCGCTGCGGCTGCGCGTCCGCCCCGGCGACACCGTCGAGCAGGTCGTCTCCGCCACCGCGGCCGTCCTGCGCGACCTGCGCGCCCACCAGCGCTACCGCGCCGAGTGGCTCCGCCGCGACCTGGCCGCACTCGGCTCGGACCGGATGCTGTTCGGACCGGAGATCAACGTCAAGGTGTTCGACTACGCCCTCTCCTTCGACGGGACGGCCGCGACCACGGTCACCCTGTCGGAGGGACCGGTCGACGACCTGGCGCTGTCGGTCTACCGCGCCCCGGACGGCGGACTGCTGCTGGAGGCCAACGCCAACGAGCACCGCTACGACACCGCCGCCGTGCGCGCCCGACTGGCCGAGATCGTCCGCCTGCTGCGGAGCGCGGCCGCGGCCGCGCCGCACACCCCCGTGGCCGCCCTCGACCTCGCCGGAACCGACACGGGAGTGCACGCGACACCCCCGGCCGAGCACAACCCCCCGCCCGTGACCCGACTGCTGGCCCGCCTGGCCGACGACGACCCCGACGCCACCGCCGTGGTCGCCGACGGCCGCCGCGTCAGCCGCGCCGAACTCCTCGACCGCGTCGACCGGATGGCCCGGCTGCTGCGGGAGCGGGGCGTCGGACCGGAGCGGACGGTGGCGCTGGCCCTGCCGCGCTCGCTCGACCTGCTCGTGGCGCTGTTCGCGGTACTGCGCGCGGGCGGGGCGTACGTGCACCTGGACGCCGCGCACCCCGCCGAGCGGCTCGCGCACGTCGTCGCCGACACCCGGCCCACGGCCGTGCTCACCCGCCCGGACTTCGGCGCGGCACTGCCCGACCCGGGCAACGCCCGCGTCGTCGACCTCGCCGACCCGGCCGTACGGGCCCGCCTGGCGGAGCTCGCGGACGCCGACGCACCGCCGCTGCCCGAGCCCTGGCCGGACAGCGCGGCCTACGTCATCCACACCTCCGGCACCACCGGCCGCCCCAAGGGAGTGGTCGTCGAGCACCGGGCCCTGGCCAACCTCGCCGCCGCGCAGCGCCGCCTCCTGTTCGGCGGGGCCGAGGGGCGGCTGCGCCTGGCCCACACCGGCTCCTTCGGGTTCGACGCCTCCTGGGAGCCGCTGCTGGGCCTGCTGCACGGCCACGAACTGCACCTGCTGGGCGAGGAGCACGTCCACGACCACGCCCGCCTCGGCGCCTACGTCGCCGAGCACGGCATCGACCACCTCGACTCCACCCCCACCTACCTGCGCGGCCTGCTGGACTCCGGGCAGTTGCGGCACGTGCCGCAACTGCTCAGCTTCGGCGGCGAGGCCTGCCCCGACGAGCTGTGGCACACCCTGCGCTCCCTGCCCGGCACCCGCGCGCTCAACTACTACGGCCCCACCGAGAACACCGTCGACGCGCTGGCCGCCGACGTCGCCGACAGCGACACGCCCACCGTGGGCCGACCCCTGCCCGGCGTGGCGATCCGCGTCCTGGACGGCGCACTGCGCCCGGTGCCGGTGGGCGTGCCCGGCGAGCTGTACCTGGCCGGGGCGCAACTGGCGCGCGGCTACGCCGACCGCCCCGGCCTGACCGCGCAGCGGTTCGTCGCCGACCCCCACGGCGCCCCCGGCGACCGCATGTACCGCACCGGGGACCGGGTGCGGCTGCGCCCCGACGGACAGGTCGACTACCTCGGCCGCACCGACACCCAGGTGCAGGTGCGCGGCTTCCGCGTGGAGGTGGAGGAGGTCGAGGCCGCCGCCGAGACCCACCCCGACGTGGCCCGCTGCGCGGTCGCGGCGCACACCGCGGCCTCGGGCGCGGTACGGCTCACCGCCTACGCCGTGCCGCGCGACGGCCGTACCCCCAACCCCGAACAGGTCCGCGCCCACCTCGCCGAACGCCTGCCCGGGTACATGGTGCCCGCGGCCGTCGTCCTCCTCGACCACCTGCCGGTGACCACCGGCGGCAAACTCGACCGGCGCGCCCTGCCCGACCCCGGGGAGCACACCGACGCCGGCCGCGGAGCGGCGGCCACCCCCCGGCAGCGGACGCTGCTGGCGCTGTTCCGCGAGGTCCTCGGCCACGGCACGGCCGGCGTCCACGACGACTTCTTCCGCCTCGGCGGGGACAGCATCACCGCCATCCAACTGGTCAACCGGGCCCGCTCCGCGGGGCTGGCGCTGCGCGTCCGCGACGTCTTCGACCGGCCCACCGTCGCCCGGCTGGCCGCCGTCGCCGTCCCGTCCACCGGCGCCGGCGACACCGCCGACGACCCGGTCGGCGACCTGACCCCCACCCCCCTCATGGCCGACCTGCTCGACCGGGGCGCCCCCAGCCCCCGCTTCACCCAGACGCAGGTCCTGAGCGTCCCGGCCGGACTCACCGAGGACGTGCTCGCCGACGCCCTGGCCGCGCTCGTCCGCCACCACGACGCGCTGCGGCTGCGCGCCACCGGAACGGCCCTGGAGATCCTCGGCGCCGACGCCGTCCCCGACGACCTGCTGCACCGCGTCGACGCCGCCGGCCTGGACGACACCGCGGTGAGCGAGGCGGTCCACGCGCAGACCGCGGCCGCCGCCGACCGCATCGACCTGTCCCGGGGACGCACCCTGGCCGCCGTCTGGTTCGACCGCGGACCGCACCGCCCGGGCCGTCTCCTGCTGCGCGTCCACCACCTCGCCGTGGACGGCGTCTCCTGGCGCATCCTCGGCCCCGACCTGCGCGCCGCCGTCGAGGCCCGCACCCAGGACCGGCCCGTGGCGCTGGAGCCGGCGGGCACGTCGCTGCGCCGCTGGACCCGGCTGCTCGCGGAGGAGGCGCGCCGCCCCGAACGCGCCGCCGAACTCGACCACTGGCGGAGCACCGTCGACCCCGCCGCCCACCGCCCCCTCGGCCGCCGCCCGCTGGGGGACGCCGACACCGTCGCCGTGCGCCGCCGCACCGAACAGACCCTGCCCGCCGACCTGTCGGCGGCGGTCCTCACCGGGATCGGCCCGGCCCTGGGCGCCGGAGTGGAGGAGGTGCTGCTGACCGCGCTGGCCGTGGCCGCCACCCGGCTGCGGACGCGGCGCGGCGAACCCGACGGCGGCGTGCTCGTCGAGGTCGAGGGGCACGGCCGCCGCGAACTGGCCGTCCCCGCCGACGTCTCGCGCACCGTCGGCTGGTTCACCACCGCCCACCCGGTCCGCCTCGCCCCCGGACGCACGGCCGACGCCGGGCGGGCCCTCGCCCTCGTCAAGGAGACCCTGCGATCGGTGCCCGGCGACGGGCTCGGCTACGGCCTGCTGCGCCGCCTCAACCCCGACACCGCGCCTGCCCTCGCCGACGCGGCCCGCCCCGACGTCCTCTTCAACTACCTGGGACGCTTCGGCACCCCGGCGGAGACCCCGTGGGAGGTCGTCCCCGACACGGCGGACCTCGCCCTGGACGAGGACCCCGCCCAGCGGCTCACCCACGGTCTGGAGGTCGGCGTCCTCGCCCGCGAGACCCTGCGGGGCCCCGAACTGTCCGTCACCTGGCGGTGGGCCGACGGCGTCCACGACACCGACGAGGTCGCCGGTCTCGCCGAGGAGTTCACCGCGGCGCTGCGGGCCCTCGCCGAACACGCCGCCGACCCCGGCGTGTGCACCCTCACCCCCTCCGACGTGCCGCTGGTCGACCTCGACCAGGCGCGCATCGACCGGGTCGCGCGCGCCTGGGCCGAGCGCGCCGACGTCGCCCGCCCCCGCGTCGTCGACCTGTGGCCGCCCACCCCGCTCCAGGCCGGGCTCGTCTTCCACAGCCTCTACGACGGCGGCCGCGACGCCTACACCACCCAGTCCTGCACCGAGGTCAGCGGGCCGCTGGACGCGGACCGGCTGCGCGGCGCCGCCGCCGAACTGCTGCGCCGCCACCCCTCGCTGCGCGTCGGCTTCTGGAGCGACGGCGCCGACCCCGTGCAGTTCGTGCCCGAGGAGGTGGCGCTGCGCTGGCGCACCGTCGACCTGACCGGGCTCGACCCCGCCGCACAGGAGGCCCGCTGCGCGGCGGAACGCGCCGCGCAGCGGGCGGAGCGCTTCGACCTCGCCCACCCGCCGCTGATCCGCTTCGTCCTGCTGCGGCTGGCCCCCGACCGCCACCGGCTGGTCGTCACCGACCACCACACGCTGCTGGACGGCTGGTCCACCCCGCTGTTCCTGCGGGAACTGTTCACCCTGTACGCCGACCCGGCCGCCCCCCGGCCCACCGCGACCTTCCGCGACCACCTGGCGTGGCTGGCGGCCCGGGACACCGACGCCGCCGACCGCGCCTGGCGCGACGAACTCGCCGGCCTGCCCGGCCCCCTCCTGCTGGCCCCCGACGCCGACCCGCACGGCGCGGACACCCCCCAGGAGGAGCTGCTCGCCGAACTGGACGAGGCGGACAGCACCCGGCTGGCCGAAACCGCCCGGTCGCTGGGGGTGACCGTCAACACCGTCGTGCAGGCGGCGTGGGGACTGCTGCTGGCCGGCCTCACCGGACGCGACGACGTGGTGTTCGGCGCGACCGTCTCCGGCCGCCCCGCCGAACTGGACGGCGTGGAGCACATCCTCGGCCTGTTCAGCAACACCGTCGCGGTGCGCGTGCGCGCCCACCCCGCCCGCACGGTCGCCGACCTCCTCACCGACCTGCAACGCCGCCAGGCCGCACTCGCCGAGCACCACCACGTCGGCCTGACCCGGCTGCAGGAGATCGCCGGCGCCGCGCCGCTGTTCGACACGCTGCTGGTGTTCGAGAACTTCCCCCACCGCGACTCCCTGGCCGCCGAGGACTACGCGGGGGCGCGGCTGCGCGACGTCGAGGTCGAGGACGCCACCCACTACCCGGTCTCCGTCAACGTGTTCCCCGGGCAGCGGCTGCGGCTGCGGCTGTGCCACCGGCCCGACGCGGTCTCCGCCGCACAGGCCGCCGAACTGCTGGAACGCTTCCGCACCGTTCTGGTCCGCATCGGCGCTGATCCGGGTGGTCGGGTGTCGGGAGTGGAGGTGCTGTCGGGGCGGGAGCGGCGTCGGCTGCTGCGGGAGTGGAACGCCACCGGCCGGGAGGTGACCGCGTCGGAGCCGGCGGAGGCGGTGGCTGTCTGGGCGGGTCGTACGCCGGATGCGGTGGCGGTGCGGTGTGGCGGGGTCGAGTGGTCCTATGCCCGGTTGGGGGCGGAGGTCGACCGGTTGGCGCGGCTGCTGGTGACACGCCGGGTGCGTCCGGGCCAGGTGGTGGCGGTGGCGTTGCCGAGGGTGCCGGAGCTGGTGGCCGCTCTGGTGGCGGTGCAGCGGGTGGGCGGGGTGTACCTGCCGTTGGACCCGGAGTTTCCCGCCGAACGCCTCACCCACATGCTCACCGACTCCCGGGCCGTGCTCCTGGTGGCCACCGCCGAGACGGCGGCACGCCACGGCGCGGACGTGCCCGTGCTGCTGCTGGAGGACACCGCCGAGGCCCCCGACGCGGTGCTGCCCGCGGGGCTCCCCGCGGACCGGGCGGCCTACGTCCTGTACACGTCGGGGTCGACGGGGCGGCCCAAGGGCGTGGTGGTGTCGCAGCGCAACCTGGCGAACGTCCTCACCGACATGGCCGAACGGGTCCCGTTGGCGCCGGGGGACCGGTGGCTGGCGGTGACCACGGTCAGCTTCGACATCTCCGCGTTGGAGCTGTACCTGCCGCTGCTGGCCGGGGCGACCGTGGTGCTGGCCGACGCCGACACCGTCCGCGACCCCGGGAACCTCGCCGAACTGGTCCGCTCCAGCGGCGCCACCGTCATGCAGGCCACCCCCACCCTGTGGCAGCTGCTCACCGAACACGCCCCGGACGCGATCACCGGACTGCGGGTGCTGGTCGGCGGCGAGGCGGTGCCCGCCCCGCTCGCGGACCTGCTCGCCCGCCGCACCACCGCCGCCCACAACGTCTACGGCCCCACCGAGACCACCATCTGGTCCACCGCGGCCCTCCTGCGCCCGGACGAGCCCGTCACCATCGGTGGGCCGATGGCGAACACGCGGGTGTACGTGCTGGACGGGGGACTGCGTCCGGTGCCGCCGGGGGTGGCCGGGGAGCTCTACATCGCCGGTGAGGGCGTGGCCCTGGGCTACCACGGCCGGTTCGGGCTGAGTGCGGAGCGGTTCGTGGCCGACCCGTTCGGGCCTCCGGGGTCGCGTATGTACCGCACCGGTGACCTGGCACGGTGGCGGGAGGACGGGCGGCTGGACTTCCTGGGCCGCTCCGACTTCCAGGTCAAGATCCGCGGGTTCCGCGTGGAACTCGGCGAGATCGAAACCGCCCTGCTGCACCAGCCCGGCGTCGCCCAGGCGGTCGTCGCCGCCCGTGAGGACACCCCCGGCGACCAGCGGCTCGTCGGCTACGTCGTGCCCGGCCCGGACGGCGACCCCGACCCGGCCGTGCTGCGCGCCGCCCTCGCCGAGACCCTGCCCGCCTCCATGGTGCCCGCCGCCGTGGTCGTGCTCGACGCACTGCCGCTGACCGCCAACGGCAAGGTCGACCGCGCCGCGCTGCCCGCCCCCGACCCCGCCGCCGGGGCCCCCGACACCGGACGCGAACCCGCCACCGCGCACGAGGAGATCACCTGCCAGGTCTTCGCCGAAGTGCTCGGGCTGGGGAAGGTCGCCGCCGACGCTGACTTCTTCGCCCTAGGCGGCCACTCCCTGCTCGCCACCCGAGCCGTGGCCCGGCTGCGCGCCCTGCTCGGCGCCGACGTCGGCGTCCGCGACCTGTTCGAGGCGCCCACCCCGGCCGCGTTCGCGCGCCGCCTCACCACCGCGGCCGACCACCGGCCCGTCGTGACCCGGCGCGCAGCGGGGGAACCTCCCGTGCTCTCCCACGCCCAGCGGCGGCTCTGGCTCATCGAACAGGTCCACCAGACCCGCGGCGCCTACAACGTGCCGCTGGCCGTCCACGTCGCCGACCCACTCGACCTCGACGTGCTCCGCGCCGCAGTGCGCGACCTGGTCGAACGCCACGAAGTGCTGCGCACCCTCGTCAGACCGGGCGCGGACGGCCCCGAACCGGTGCTGCTGCCCGCGGCGGAGGCGCCCGTCGACGTCGCCGCCGTGCACGCCACCGGCCCCGTGGCGGACCTCCTCGCCGACCTCACCGCCGAACCCTTCGACCTGGCCGCCCAGATCCCGATCCGGGTCCGCCTGGTCACCGGCGCATCCGTCGACGGCTGCGTGCTGCACCTCGTCTGCCACCACACCGCCGCCGACGAGTGGTCGTTCGGCCCGCTGCTGCGCGACCTCGACACCGCCTACCGGGCACGCGCGGCGGGACACGCCCCCGACTGGGCCCCGCTGCCCGCCCAGTACGCCGACTACGCGGCCACGCTGCACGCCTGGCTCGGCGACGCCGAAGACCCCGACAGCCCGCTGTGCCGCCAACTCGACCACTGGCAGCAGGCCCTGCGCGACCTGCCCGACGAACTCGCCCTGCCCACCGACCGGTCCCGGCCGCCCACGGCCAGCCACCGCGGCGGACTGGTCCAGGTCGACCTCGACCCCGACCTGGCCGAAGCGGTACGCCGCCTCGCCGCCGAGCACGGCGTCACCGTCTTCATGGTGGTCCAGGCCGCCGTGGCGGTCCTGCTGCACCGGCTCGGCGCGGGCGACGACATCCCGCTGGGCAGCCCGGTCGCCGACCGCGCCGACGAGGCCGTCCACGACGCCGTCGGCTTCTTCCTCAACACGCTGGTGCTGCGCGTGGACCTGTCCGGCGACCCCGACTTCGCCGCACTGCTGGACCGGGTCCGCGCCGTGGACCTGGCGGCCTTCGCCCACGCCGACGCGCCCTTCGACGCCATGGTCGACCGGCTCAGGCCCGCCCGGTCGGTGAGCCGCCACCCGCTGTTCCAGACGATGGTCTCCCACCAGCGCCGCCCGGCCGGCACCGACCGCCTGTTCGGCTCGGCCACCCGGCTCGTGGAGACCCCGCTGGACACCGCCAAGTTCGACCTGGAGTTCGCGTTCGTCGAGGACGCGCACGGCGGCACGCGCATCGCCCTCAACTACGCGGCCGACCTGTTCGACCACGCCGGAGCCGAGCGGCTGGCCGAACGCCTGCTGCTGGTCCTGGAGCACGTCTGCGCTGATCCGGGTGGTCGGGTGTCGGGGGTGGAGGTGCTGTCGGGGCGGGAGCGGCGTCGGCTGCTGCGGGAGTGGAACGCCACCGGCCGGGAGGTGACCGCGTCGGAGCCGGCGGAGGCGGTGGCTGTCTGGGCGGGTCGTACGCCGGATGCGGTGGCGGTGCGGTGTGGCGGGGTCGAGTGGTCCTATGCCCGGTTGGGGGCGGAGGTCGACCGGTTGGCGCGGCTGCTGGTGACACGCCGGGTGCGTCCGGGCCAGGTGGTGGCGGTGGCGTTGCCGAGGGTGCCGGAGCTGGTGGCCGCTCTGGTGGCGGTGCAGCGGGTGGGCGGGGTGTACCTGCCGTTGGACCCGGAGTTTCCCGCCGAACGCCTCACCCACATGCTCACCGACTCGGACGCGGTCGTCCTGCTGACCACGCGCACCCTGGCGAAGACCCTGCCCGCGGAGACGGAGAGGCTCCTCGTCGACGACCCGGACCTGCGGCCCGACCCCGCGGCCGCACTGCCGGAGCGTCTTCCGGCCGGGCGGGCGGCCTACGTCCTGTACACGTCGGGGTCGACGGGGCGGCCCAAGGGCGTGGTGGTGTCGCAGCGCAACCTGGCGAACGTCCTCACCGACATGGCCGAACGGGTCCCCCTCACCGGAAGCGACCGGTGGCTGGCGGTGACCACGGTCAGCTTCGACATCTCCGCGTTGGAGCTGTACCTGCCGCTGCTGGCCGGGGCGACCGTGGTGCTGGCCGACGCCGACACCGTCCGCGACCCGGCCGCGCTGGCCGGCCTCATGGCGGCCGAGGATCCCACGGTCATGCAGGCCACCCCCACCCTGTGGCAGATGCTCGCCGACACCGATCCCCGGGCGCTGCGCGGCCTGCGGGTGCTGGTGGGCGGCGAGGCGCTGCCCGCCGCCCTCGCCGACACCCTGGCCGCCCACGCGGAGACGGTCACCAACGTCTACGGCCCCACCGAGACCACCATCTGGTCCACCGCAGACCGGGTGGACGCGGGTGAACCGGTCACCATCGGCGGGCCGATGGCGAACACGCGGGTGTACGTGCTGGACGGGGGACTGCGTCCGGTGCCGCCGGGGGTGGCCGGGGAGCTCTACATCGCCGGTGAGGGCGTGGCCCTGGGCTACCACGGCCGGTTCGGGCTGAGTGCGGAGCGGTTCGTGGCCGACCCGTTCGGGCCTCCGGGGTCGCGTATGTACCGCACCGGTGACCTGGCACGGTGGCGGGAGGACGGGCGGCTGGACTTCCTGGGCCGCTCCGACTTCCAGGTCAAGATCCGCGGGTTCCGCGTGGAACTCGGCGAGATCGAAACCGCGCTGTCCCGCGTCGACGGCGTCGCCCAGGCCGTGGTGGTCGCCCGCGACGACGGCTCCGGCCACCAGCGCCTCGTCGGCTACGCGGTGGCCACCCGCCCCCTCGACTCCGCCGACCTGCGCGCCGCCCTCGCCGAGACCCTGCCCGCCCACCTGGTGCCGTCCGCGTTCGTGCTGCTCGACGCACTGCCGCTGACCGCCAACGGCAAGGTCGACCGCGCCGCGCTGCCCGCCCCCGACCCCGCCGCCGGGGCCCCCGACACCGGACGCGAACCCGCCACCGAGGCCGAGGCAGCGCTGTGCGCCGTCTACGCCGAGGTGCTGGGCTTGGAGAAGGTGGGCGCCGACGCCGACTTCTTCGCCCTCGGCGGGGACAGCGTCCTGTCGCTGCGCCTGGTCAACGGCGCCCGCCGCGCCGGCTGGGAGATCACCGGACAGCAGGTCTTCCAGAACCCCGTCGTCGCCGCGCTCGCCGCACTCGCCCGACCCCTGGCCGAGGAGGAACCGCAACCGGCACCGGCCGAACCGCTGGTCTCCCTCGACGCCACCCAACTGGACCAGCTCGAATCACTGTGGAGGAGACGGCGTTGA